The Mesorhizobium sp. AR10 genome includes the window GTGAAGTGGTCGCAGCGCTATCGAGCGACCGGCTCGGTGGCGCCGGGCAAGATGGGCGGACATCGCAAGCGCATTCTTGAGCCGCATCGGGCCTTCATCGTGGAGCGGATCAATCAGACCTCTGAGCTGAGTTTGCATAGGCTGAAAGACGAGTTGGAAGCGCGCGGGGTCAAGGTCTCGCACAATACGATCTGGATGTTCCTGCGCCGCGAGGGCCTGAGCTTCAAAAAAAACACTGTTCGCCCTTGAGCAGGCCCGCGCTGATATTGCCCGCAGGCGCCAGCGATGGCGATCTTGGCAGACCGGTCTCGATCCACAGTGCCTGGTCTTCATCGATGAGACCTGGATCAAGACCAACATGGCTCCGCTGCGCGGTTGGGGGCCGAAGGGCAAGCGGCTGCGCGGCCTGGCGCCGCACGGCCACTGGCGCACGCTGACCTTCCTTGGCGCGCTGCGCTGGGATCGGCTCGCAGCACCTTGTGTCTTCGACGGACCGATCAACGGCCAATGCTTCCGCGCTTATGTCGAGCAGCAGCTCGTCACCGTTCTGAAGCCCGGCGACATCGTCGTCATGGATAATCTGGGAAGTCATAAGTCGGCGGCCATCAGGCAGATGATCAAGGCTGCCGGCGCCAGGCTTTGGTACCTGCCGCCTTACTCTCCGGACCTCAATCCGATTGAGCAGGCCTTCGCCAAGATCAAACACTGGATGCGCCAGGCTCAGAAACGCACTGTCGAGGAAACTTGGCGCCACATCGGCCACCTCGTCGAAACCATCGAGGCAGCCGAATGCAAGAACTACTTCGAAAATGCGGGATACGCTTCCGTCAAAACATGAAATGCTCTAGTGATCGACAAATGACGGCAGTTATGCTATTGATTTGGCGATGCTGCTGATTTGCGCCGCGACCCGCCTCAGGCGGGTTTTTTCGTTTCAGACCACCCGGCAGCGCCGCGAAAGCTCGCGTTTCACAAGCGTGATGTGCACAGTTTCACAAATCGCTTGACGTGAAAGCGCGCCGGATCAATGTTCACTGTTAAGAAAAAAATGCGACTGAGTGGAAACACTGGGGTCGTTGGATGCATGCGGTGATGAAGCCACGCACAGTCGCGGCCTCGCCGATGGGGAACATCAAAAAGGGGACTTCACACAGATGAGCACGATAACCACTGCCCTGGCGCAGCCTGCCGAAGGCGAGCTGCACCGCAATATCGACTGGCGCGGCGCCTTCTGGGTGGCGAGCGGTGTTCCGGCCCTTGTCCTGTTTTCGATCGGCGGCATAGCCGGCACGACCGGAACGCTGGCCTTCGCGATCTGGACCGCGTCCATGATCATGGGCTTCCTGCAGTCCTTCACCTATGCGGAAATCGCCGGCCTGTTCCCGAACAAGTCCGGCGGCGCCTCGGTCTACGGC containing:
- a CDS encoding IS630 family transposase (programmed frameshift) codes for the protein MTRALSNDLRERVVEAVGAGENCRTVASRFGVAVSSVVKWSQRYRATGSVAPGKMGGHRKRILEPHRAFIVERINQTSELSLHRLKDELEARGVKVSHNTIWMFLRREGLSFKKTLFALEQARADIARRRQRWRSWQTGLDPQCLVFIDETWIKTNMAPLRGWGPKGKRLRGLAPHGHWRTLTFLGALRWDRLAAPCVFDGPINGQCFRAYVEQQLVTVLKPGDIVVMDNLGSHKSAAIRQMIKAAGARLWYLPPYSPDLNPIEQAFAKIKHWMRQAQKRTVEETWRHIGHLVETIEAAECKNYFENAGYASVKT